From Arachis hypogaea cultivar Tifrunner chromosome 3, arahy.Tifrunner.gnm2.J5K5, whole genome shotgun sequence:
AAGTTTACACAATAGTTTGATTACATTTGTGTTTTTGGATGACCATTCAAGTGATCAatgtaaaaagtagttatttttattgatatgtcATTATATAATTGGATGCAcatgtaaaactattttacattaacaatgtatcaaaattaaattcttaaaaatattagtattccAATAATTTTAACTGTTAAggtgaattatatatattttataattaaagatAACGGCTAAAAATACTAAAGCACCAATATTATTAGAATACcccaaatttattctatatttacctccacattgcatTCCAGGTGTTAATTTCATTCCACAATAGTGTGCAACAAAGAGAGCCTTAGGAACACTAATAAGGTTGACAACATCTTTGGTAACAAAATTACATGCACATGGAACATCAAGCTTTAACAACTCAGAACAACACTCTGCTGATGGTGGAACCTTTGGCCCTGATTTCTGCACATATTGTCCACATTCTGATATAAGTGCTGGAACACTCCCTCCACATTGACCTGAAACCTTTTCTGTGTTATATATTATGGAACATGCAACCACTACGGTTGCTAAGCTCAACAACGTGCTAATATTTCTCatgtttttatatataaatgtgtGTGTGTTTTGATATGTTGTAtgtatttgaaagaaaaaaattgtagcTTTAATTTGCTATAAAATGCAAGGTTTGGTGTGGTTTATATAGAGAATGGGAAGGGGGAAGGAAGAGATTTCTTTGCATAAATTGTATCTGTTGTTGCAATGTTTTGTTTTTGTCCACTTATGCATAATTATTAACCATGGACAATTACAATTTACTCTGTCTTTACTTATTCAGATGTACTATGTAACACAATTTAGAACTTATCTGTTATATTGTAAAGACATATTTTAAGAGAATAACAACagaaatttttttaacataaaaattaaatttggatattaattaataaataaaattatatttttttattttaacaaacataaattatatttaaaatttttatcttaaatacctttaaaagtatatttattttttgaaaatataaataccagtacataactttttttatttattaaacacaaaataaagaatttatactttttaaaaatacaacacaaacacctttttaaaaatttttaccaaATCAAATTTATATGTAACGGTCGTTTCTATGTACGGCAGGACAACAAGAACATTCAAAGTTACAAAGATTGGACAGAAGTAGAATCAAGTCTCATCTGAAAAAATTATGATGACGTGTTCAGTTGGCATTTTTTATTATGATGTAAAGTAGT
This genomic window contains:
- the LOC140183704 gene encoding uncharacterized protein, which codes for MRNISTLLSLATVVVACSIIYNTEKVSGQCGGSVPALISECGQYVQKSGPKVPPSAECCSELLKLDVPCACNFVTKDVVNLISVPKALFVAHYCGMKLTPGMQCGAIKIPPNY